The following are encoded together in the Candidatus Delongbacteria bacterium genome:
- a CDS encoding Bax inhibitor-1/YccA family protein produces the protein MDIKSLQNISVADEQRSFMTKVYGWMLAALLVTALTAVITIRSETLLLGIVQSPMFYVLIFAELGLVFYFSARVHKMSITTATMVFMLYSVLNGMTLSVILLVYSIGVIYNAFLTSALTFGAMSVYGYVTKKDLTSWGSFFMMGLFGIIIASVLNFFIASTMIDGLITYLGVFIFLGLTAYDTQKLKKMYYQGADEESVSKYALLGALTLYLDFINLFLMLLRLFGRGRD, from the coding sequence ATGGATATCAAATCTTTACAAAATATTTCTGTTGCAGATGAACAGAGAAGTTTTATGACCAAAGTTTATGGCTGGATGCTGGCTGCTCTTTTGGTTACAGCTTTAACTGCAGTTATAACAATACGATCAGAAACATTATTACTTGGAATAGTTCAATCCCCAATGTTTTATGTTTTAATTTTTGCTGAACTTGGTTTAGTATTCTACTTTTCTGCAAGAGTACATAAAATGAGCATCACAACAGCCACAATGGTTTTTATGCTCTATTCTGTATTGAATGGAATGACACTTTCGGTAATTCTATTAGTCTACTCAATTGGAGTTATCTACAACGCTTTCTTAACTTCAGCTCTAACCTTTGGAGCAATGAGTGTTTATGGTTACGTTACTAAAAAAGATCTGACCAGTTGGGGAAGCTTCTTTATGATGGGTCTTTTTGGTATTATCATAGCTTCCGTATTGAATTTTTTTATTGCATCGACAATGATCGATGGACTTATAACATATCTAGGTGTTTTCATTTTCCTTGGTTTAACTGCCTACGATACTCAAAAGCTTAAAAAAATGTATTATCAGGGTGCTGATGAGGAATCAGTAAGCAAGTATGCACTTTTAGGAGCATTAACACTTTATCTTGATTTTATTAATCTATTTCTTATGCTTTTAAGACTTTTTGGAAGAGGAAGAGATTAA
- a CDS encoding AraC family transcriptional regulator — MSKKCESCGYLMEDESDYGGHDYDSRYCSFCTDGDGILKSFPEKLSDLTDLIIKKDKTMSREDAFNYAKKALLKMPAWKHIKPDDYKFRG; from the coding sequence ATGTCAAAGAAATGTGAATCTTGTGGTTATTTAATGGAAGATGAGAGTGATTATGGAGGGCATGATTATGACAGTAGATACTGTAGTTTCTGTACTGATGGCGATGGTATTTTAAAATCATTTCCAGAAAAATTATCTGACCTTACGGACCTAATCATAAAAAAAGACAAAACAATGAGCAGAGAAGATGCATTTAATTATGCAAAAAAAGCTCTGTTAAAAATGCCTGCTTGGAAGCATATCAAACCAGATGACTATAAATTCAGGGGATAA
- a CDS encoding MltA domain-containing protein, which produces MINLKFCSKLQGIKYRKGAIIKKIFFTLQIILFLFSCTGIKDKSYSFKNIEDSKLYIEDDQSTKENLKLSIIRQMEYFRKKYDETSVYANLSISNSRMFESLKRLYDIIDLDKETFNNIINDEFEIKTLENEHGMTEFTSYYSPVFKGSLSKDSTHVWPLYRIPDNLFYIETDNFDSTFIKKGNSSSSSRVAALVDFKTKTIKPVFSRDEIDFQKAFLDSDLALIYLKDYFDLFTMHVQGGGYVSVSDTVIYKFDYAGKNSRKYSSIGKILVNEGKIPREKISMQTIREYLENNPDELRRVCSSNESYVFYKMTEKPYSRIDNSMAPNGSLGFPVTPKRSIAMDKKIFSGGGIFYIEGFDEDHNLSVKSIVIDQDTGGAINKNHLDYYAGIGDEAGEFAGKFRITNGKIYLLLLKNWE; this is translated from the coding sequence TTGATTAATCTTAAATTTTGTTCAAAATTACAAGGGATAAAATATAGAAAAGGAGCAATTATTAAAAAAATATTCTTTACTCTCCAAATAATTTTGTTTTTGTTTTCATGTACTGGCATCAAAGATAAAAGCTATAGTTTTAAAAATATTGAAGATTCTAAATTATACATTGAAGATGATCAGTCTACAAAAGAAAACTTAAAATTGTCAATAATACGACAGATGGAATATTTTAGAAAAAAATATGATGAAACATCGGTGTATGCAAACTTATCAATTTCAAATAGCAGAATGTTCGAATCACTAAAAAGATTGTATGATATAATAGACTTAGATAAGGAAACTTTTAATAATATTATAAATGATGAATTTGAAATAAAAACTCTTGAAAATGAGCATGGGATGACTGAGTTTACATCCTACTATTCCCCAGTTTTTAAAGGCTCATTGTCAAAAGATTCAACTCATGTTTGGCCATTGTATAGAATTCCAGATAATCTTTTTTATATTGAAACAGACAATTTTGATTCTACTTTTATTAAAAAAGGTAATTCATCTAGCTCATCAAGAGTCGCAGCTCTAGTTGACTTTAAAACAAAAACCATAAAGCCAGTTTTTTCAAGAGACGAAATAGATTTCCAAAAAGCATTTCTCGATAGCGATTTGGCATTAATATATCTTAAGGATTATTTTGACCTCTTTACAATGCATGTACAGGGGGGAGGGTATGTATCTGTTTCAGATACTGTAATTTATAAGTTTGATTATGCAGGTAAAAATTCAAGAAAGTATAGTTCTATCGGGAAAATTCTCGTAAATGAAGGGAAAATTCCCAGAGAGAAAATTTCAATGCAAACCATTAGAGAATATTTGGAGAATAATCCAGATGAGTTGAGAAGAGTATGTTCTTCAAATGAGAGTTACGTTTTTTACAAAATGACCGAAAAACCATATTCTAGAATTGATAATAGTATGGCACCTAATGGTTCACTTGGATTTCCTGTTACTCCGAAAAGATCAATAGCTATGGACAAAAAGATTTTCAGTGGAGGTGGAATTTTTTACATAGAGGGTTTTGATGAAGATCACAATTTATCTGTAAAATCAATTGTAATCGATCAGGACACTGGAGGGGCAATCAATAAAAACCATTTAGATTATTATGCTGGAATTGGTGATGAGGCTGGAGAATTTGCTGGTAAATTCCGTATAACCAACGGGAAAATTTATCTTTTATTATTAAAAAATTGGGAGTAG
- a CDS encoding carboxypeptidase-like regulatory domain-containing protein, with protein MKRYIVLVTIIFQILLSKGMIVGKVVDSSDKNPLMAANITLGNTTLGSETDDKGFFYIESVPSGKYLLKCQYVGYSNKYRIVQVKSDEKTILNFEMDPIFLSLPEVELEVDKIPIVLDFESKERKVRFTREPVKFYLVKRKLKDTTLDLETGFFQRMYYYMWSVFN; from the coding sequence ATGAAGAGATATATAGTTTTGGTAACGATAATTTTTCAAATTCTGCTTTCTAAAGGGATGATTGTTGGAAAAGTTGTTGACAGTTCAGATAAAAATCCGCTAATGGCTGCAAACATTACACTTGGAAATACGACTCTGGGGTCAGAAACTGATGATAAAGGTTTCTTTTATATAGAATCAGTACCTTCAGGTAAATATTTACTCAAGTGTCAATACGTAGGATATTCAAACAAATATAGAATTGTTCAAGTTAAATCAGATGAAAAAACAATTTTAAATTTTGAGATGGACCCAATTTTTTTATCTCTTCCTGAAGTGGAATTGGAAGTTGATAAAATTCCTATTGTTTTAGATTTTGAATCAAAAGAAAGAAAAGTTAGATTCACGAGAGAGCCGGTAAAGTTTTATCTGGTTAAAAGAAAGTTAAAAGATACAACACTTGATCTTGAAACTGGATTTTTTCAAAGAATGTATTACTATATGTGGTCAGTTTTTAACTAA
- the pyrB gene encoding aspartate carbamoyltransferase, translated as MGSFKGNSIVSLKDMTKEEILYLLQKAADVKSKKVTNILKDKVVASLFFEPSTRTRLSFESAVLGQGGSVFGFADPGASSVKKGETLSDTIKNVMGYCDAIVMRHFIEGAARRASEISTVPVINGGDGANQHPTQTFLDLFTMMEKRGSLENMTVGLMGDLKYGRTIHSLSMALTHFNVKLYLISPNELKLPEHYCDYLRSKNIEFVESSLEECGKELDFLYCTRIQKERFFDPMEYDKVVGSYKVNKATLELLKDNTYIMHPLPRVDEISVECDDDPRAVYFEQAHNGVPVRSALLALTIGTLE; from the coding sequence ATGGGTAGTTTCAAAGGGAATTCTATTGTATCTTTGAAAGATATGACAAAAGAGGAGATTCTATATCTTCTACAAAAAGCTGCTGATGTTAAGAGCAAAAAAGTTACTAATATTTTAAAAGATAAAGTAGTAGCTTCTTTATTCTTTGAACCTTCGACAAGAACTAGATTATCTTTTGAATCAGCGGTTCTTGGACAAGGAGGTAGCGTTTTTGGTTTTGCAGATCCAGGTGCTTCTTCTGTAAAAAAAGGTGAAACTCTTTCTGATACAATTAAAAATGTTATGGGTTACTGTGATGCAATCGTAATGAGACACTTTATAGAAGGTGCTGCAAGAAGAGCATCTGAAATTTCAACTGTACCTGTTATTAATGGTGGTGATGGTGCGAATCAACATCCGACTCAGACATTCCTCGATCTATTTACTATGATGGAAAAAAGAGGATCACTTGAAAATATGACTGTTGGTTTGATGGGTGATTTAAAATATGGTAGAACTATACACTCTCTATCAATGGCGTTAACTCACTTCAATGTTAAGCTTTATCTAATCTCTCCAAATGAATTAAAGCTACCTGAACACTATTGTGACTATTTAAGATCAAAGAATATCGAGTTTGTTGAGTCTTCACTTGAAGAGTGTGGAAAAGAATTAGACTTTTTATACTGTACCAGAATTCAAAAAGAGAGATTCTTTGATCCAATGGAATATGATAAAGTGGTTGGTAGTTATAAAGTTAATAAAGCTACGTTGGAGCTTTTGAAAGATAATACATACATCATGCATCCGCTTCCAAGAGTTGATGAAATCTCTGTTGAGTGTGATGATGATCCTAGAGCTGTTTATTTTGAACAAGCTCATAATGGAGTTCCAGTTAGATCTGCTCTACTAGCTTTAACAATTGGCACACTAGAATAG
- a CDS encoding aspartate carbamoyltransferase regulatory subunit — protein sequence MSDSRQYKVFKIEKGTVIDHIPSPKGLTVFKMLTKNPESLISIGLNFDSKQVGKKDLIKFEDKIISKKETDKISLIAPEATINIIEGGKVIEKRRIDIPSEITGFLKCINPSCITNIEKIETKFKIVQNKPVKAMCHYCEKIVEVKSDMIDKDL from the coding sequence ATGAGTGACAGTAGACAATATAAAGTTTTTAAAATAGAAAAAGGAACTGTAATTGACCACATTCCTTCACCTAAAGGATTGACAGTTTTCAAAATGCTCACAAAAAATCCTGAATCTTTAATTTCAATTGGTTTAAATTTTGATTCTAAGCAAGTTGGTAAAAAGGATTTGATCAAATTTGAAGATAAAATTATCAGTAAAAAAGAGACTGATAAGATTTCGTTGATCGCTCCTGAAGCTACTATCAATATTATTGAGGGTGGAAAAGTTATTGAGAAAAGACGTATTGATATTCCAAGTGAAATTACTGGTTTTCTTAAATGTATCAATCCTTCTTGCATCACTAATATAGAAAAAATTGAAACAAAGTTCAAAATCGTTCAAAATAAGCCTGTTAAAGCAATGTGCCATTATTGCGAAAAAATAGTCGAAGTAAAATCTGATATGATTGATAAAGATCTATAG